TCTGTCCCGGCATAGCTGATTCCCGCTTCATACGTAGTGGTTGAAGATCTGGCGCAAATAGGCAACGAAGGTCGGATCGTCGCACAAGGTCTTGCCCGGCGCGTCGGACAACTTGGCGACCGGATCGCCGTTGCAGCGCATCAGCTTCATGACGATATTCAACGGTTTGGCGCCGAGGTCGTTGGTCAAATTCGTGCCGATGCCGAATCCCAATTGAATCCGGTCGGCGAATTGGCGATACAGCGCGATGGCTTTGGTTATGTCCAAACCGTCGGAGAACACTAGACGCTTAGTATGCGGATCGATTTTCAGAGATTGGTAGTGGGCGATGGCTTTTTCGCCCCACAGCGCCGGATCGCCGGAATCGTGGCGCAAACCGTCGAACAATTTGGCGAAATACAGATCGAAATCGCGCAAAAAAGCATCCATGCCGATGGTGTCGGTCAAAGCGATACCCAGATTGCCGCGAAATTCCTGCGCCCAATCCTCCAGCGCCGTGCGTTGGAACTCGCGCAAACGCACGATATGCGCTTGGTAAGACTGCAGATACTCGTGCGCCATCGTGCCGATTGGTTTCAGGCCGTATTTTTTCGCCAGATAAACGTTCGACGTGCCTTTGAACAAATTCGGCACCTCGGTCGACAAGGTCCGCACCACTTCTTCCTGCCAACTACCCCAGGCCCGGCGACGCAAGCCGAAATCGAAAAACTCGAACGGATGGGTTGCGGCCGGCTGTGCAGCGAAAGCTTTCAGTAAGGCTACTTTTTCCTGCAAACGGCAGCGGCCTTCGGCCAGCAAAGCGGCTTGATCGAAGCGGCGGAAATACAGCTCCGAGACGATGTATAAAACAAAAATCTCGAAATTCATCACGTGGACTTGCGGGCCGGCGGCATCGATTCTAAGCCGCTCGCCCTCGGCATAGACCTTAAGATATTTCGGTTTGAAGCGGAACAGCGATAAAAACTCGATGAAGTCGGGCTTCAAGTAACTGAGCCCACTCAAAAACTCGAGTTCGTCCTCGCCGAATTGCAGTTCGCACAACTGCTCCAATTCGAATTTGACATCGGCAACCAGTTCGGCCAACGGATATTCCGGGGTATTGCGGCAGACAAAACCGTATTCCGCCGTGGCTTCCGGGCGTTTATGCAGCATGGTTTGCCACATCGGAAATTTATACAAGTCGTTTTCCAACAGGCTTTTGACGATAGGGGCCATAGTTTTTCTCCGTTACGGCCGGACGAGGCCGATTTCGCTGCTGGCGGCCAAACGGACGCCCCGTTGCCGCACATCGTTAAAAAATTGCTCGGCCAAGAATTCGCAACCCGGAACCGGGCTCATGCAATCGGTCAGCAACGTCAAGCGCTCGGCGATATCGGCCGGGCCGTATTGCAACAAATCCAAGATGGTTTGCCTGACGCAATGGCTACTGGCCTGGCCGGCCACCCAAACCGAATCCGAACCGGCTAACAGATCGAGCAAGTGCCGGTTCAAATCGGTATCGGCATCGCCGGGGTAGGGAATTACCGCTTTCAGCGCCGAAAAGTTCTCGGTCCAGATGTTCAAGCCCTTTTCGATAACATCGATAGGCGTTAAGCGCCTGGTCTCCCAGCGTTGCAGCGCGCCGGCAAGTTCGGCATTCAAATTCGCGCCCGGCGAACCGACCAGGCAATGCGGCGGCCATAACGTCAACGCCAAGCCCTGTTGCTCCAGATTTTGCAGATATTGCAAAACGTAACGCTCGGCATCGGCGGATATTTGCGCCGTTAGCGCACGGTAACGGCCGCTGCGCAGGTCCGCCGCAGTGACCTGGGTAAACGGCGGCGGCACGGCACCGTTCGCGTCGCGCCACATCGTGTGATGCGCCAAGTCGATACTGTGGTGCAAATCGAGCGTGACGACAACCGCATCGATCGCGTCCGCCAGCCGATCTATCAGCCGGACCAGGCGCAAACAATCCTGGTAGGCTCCGGGAACCGGCAACGCCGGCAACAGACTGCCGAAGGGGCGGTCGCAAAAATCGTTCTGGGCGTCGATGACTAACAATTGGATCGTGTGCATAAACCTGCTCCGGCCAAAAATTCGAGACAGGCTTAGCCTATTCCTATTAGTTACAAAATGCAACTATTAAGATAGGTTAAAACATTTATAAAATATGGCTTATATATTTATAGTTCACATTTTGTTACTAAACGCCTGACGGAAAACTTCCCTATGTCCGAGCGGATGATTGCAACGATAGACGTGGTACTGCTGACGATTCAACAGCAGCAATTGAGCGTGGCCTTGGCGAAACGAGAACACGAGCCTTACGCCGGCCTGGATGCCTTGCCGGGCGGCTACATCCAGGCCGATGCCGACCGCGATAGCCTGGATGCGGCGCTACGCATCTTGCGCCGGAAAACCGGAGTCACTCCGCCTTACCTGGAACAATTGCGCACCTTCGACGGCTGCGCCCGCGACCCCAGGGGCTGGTCGATTTCGATCGCTTATTTTGCGTTGGTCGACGCCGAATTGCTGTTGCAGGCAAATCACCCAGGACTATCCATTTGCCCGGTCGATGCCTTGCGCCGCTTACCCTTCGACCACAACGACATTATCGATACCGCTGTGGAGCGGATCCGCAACAAATCGCAATATTCGTCGTTACCCTGCCACTTGGCCGGCGAACGCTTCACGTTGCCGAAGCTGCAAAGAATCTACGAAGCCTGTCTGGGCGAGAAGCTGAATAAAGTCAGCTTCCGCCGAAAAATGGAAGAACTGGGGGTGTTGGAGGAAATAGCGGGGCAAACCGAAGCCGGCGGCGCTCACCGGCCGGCTCAGGTCTACCGCCTTAAGGCCGAATTTGCCAATGCCTTGAAGTTATTGCAACGGGGTTTGTGACCGCCTCGCCTCAAGGCGCGCCCTGCGGCATGAAACCAGCGGCCCTGGCCGGCAACGTTACTGCATCACGAATTTGGTGCCGATCACCAGCAGCAAGGTCGCCAACACCGGCCGTAACACTTGCTCCGGAATTTTGGCGCTCAAATGGCTGCCGATCCAAATACCCGGCACCGATCCCAACAACAAGCTGATCAGCAAGTCCAGATCGAAATTGCCCAGGCTCAAATGGCCGAGGCCGGCCACCGCGGTCAGCGGTATCGCATGCGCCAGATCGGTACCGACGATTTTCAAGGTCGACATTTTCGGGTACAAAAACAGCAACGCCACGGTACCCAGAGCACCGGCGCCGACCGAGGATAGCGTCACCAACACGCCCAATACGGCACCGGTAGCTACGGTGGCGATTTTTTCCCAGCGCGGCGAAAACCGGCCGCTGTTATCCTGCGTACTATGGTCGTCGTCGATTTGCTGCTTGGCCGCTTTGCGCAGCAAAAAGCTGCGTATCAACAAGGCGCATGCCGTCAATAGCAGCGCCACGCCCAAAGTGAACGTGATCGCACCGGTGGTTTCCTTACCGACCGCCATCAGGTTTTTCAAGACATACAAGGTCGCGCAGGCAAACGGCAAACTGCCCAGCCCCAGCCAGCCGACGATTTTCCAATCCACCGAGCCGTGCTTGCCGTGATGGACGAACACGCCGGCGGTTTTGGTGATCGAGGCGTAGAGCAGGTCGGTACCGACTGCAACCGCCGGTTTGAAGCCGAACAAAAACACCAATAACGGCGTCATCAAAGAGCCGCCGCCGACGCCGGTAATGCCGACCAGCAAACCGACCCCGAAGCCGGACAAGGTATACATCAAATTCATTTTTTACCCGTTCAATTCGTAAAATTCGATAACGGCTGCATTATGCCAGCGCAAGCGATCAAACTATTAATGCTATATCGGCATATGGTTATCCGAAAATTAGATATTTGAACCGGTAAGACTAAGGGACCGTTCGTAGCCTTCGGCCACGAACGGTCGAAATGGAAAATACGAATCAAGATTCGGTTTGTGCACCAGGGACTGCGACCCGAAACCAGGCGGCATACAGCGCCGGCAGAAACAACAAGGTCAAAATGGTGGCAACGGTCAAACCGCCCATGATGGCGACGGCCATCGGCCCGAAAAACGCACTGCGCGTCAGCGGCACCATCGCCAGAATCGCCGCCGCCGCGGTCAACACGATAGGCCGGAACCGGCGTACGGTCGAATCGACGATGGCTTCGAAATCGGAACGCCCGGCGCGCTTGTCCTGCTCGATCTGATCGACCAGGATCACCGAATTGCGCATGATCATGCCCGATAACGCAATGGTGCCCAACATCGCCACAAAACCGAACGGCTGCCGGAACGCCAGCAGGAACAAGGTCACGCCGATCATGCCCAACGGTGCCGTCAGCAACACCAAAGCCACCCGCGAGAAACTTTGCAACTGGATAATCAATACCGTCAGCACGCTGAACAAAAACAGCGGCATGCCGGCAGCGACCGATGCGCCGCCCTTGGCCGATTCCTCCACCGCCCCGCCGACTTCCAAACGGTACCCGAGCGGCAACTGCCGCACGATATCGCCCAGTTGGCTTTCGACCTGGGCCGACACCACCGGCGCCTGAATCGTCCCATACAGATTGGCGCGCACCGTCACGGTCGGCAAGCGGTTGCGGCGCCAGATCACGCCCTCTTCAAAACCGTACTCCAGCTTGGCAATCTGCGACAGCGGCACGCTGTGACCGTCCGCCGACGGAATCATCAGGTTTTCCAGTCGCGACAAATGCTTGCGCTCGGCAGCGGTGCCGCGTACCAGCAAATCGATGCGTTCGATGCCTTCGCGAAACTCGCTAACGTATAAACCCTGCGAGGCGCCGTTGACTAGACTGGCGATGTCGGCGGAGCTTACCCCCAACAAACGGGCTTTGGATTGGTCGACATCGACTTTCACTACTTTGACCGGCTCTTCCCAATCGTGTTGCACATTCGATAAATGCGGATTGGCGCGCATCACGTCGGCGACCTGACGGGCGATCGCCTGCAAGGTCGGCAAATCCGGACCGGACACGCGAAACTGCACCGGAAAACCGACCGGCGGCCCGTTTTCCAAACGCAACACGCTGCCGCGCAAACTTGGAAAATCCTGCTCGAACAAGCGGATCAATTTAACGCGCAGCGCCTCGCGTTCGGCCGGACCTTTGCTCAGCACCACCAATTGCGCGAAACTGCGTTGCACCAGTTGCTGGTCCAGCGGCAGATAAAAACGCGGGCTGCCGTTACCGACATAGGCCACGTAGTTGTCGATGCCGTCCTGCCGTTCCAGCCAAGCTTCCAATTTCTTTACTTGGCTTTCGGTCGCAGCATAGGAAGCGCCCTCGGCCAACCGTAAATCGACGATCAGTTCCGGCCGGGTCGAATCGGGGAAGAACTGCTGCTGGACCAACTTGAAGCCGAAAAGCGCTGCGACAAAAATCGCCGCGGTCAACAAAATGACCCAGCCGCGGTAAATCACACAGGTTTCCACCAAACTGCGGAAGCGCCGGTAAAACGCGGTTTGGTATAAGTCATGGTGTTGCGGCGCCGAATGCGGCGTTTTCTTCCATTGCGCCCGGATTCGGCTCAAAGCCGATTGCGGACGTTTGCCGTCGCGCATTTCCGGCAACAAATGGAAGCCCAGATAAGGCACAAACACCACGGCAGCCAACCAGGACACCAGCAACGCAATCACCACCACCTGGAACATGGAACGGGTGTATTCGCCGGTCGACGAAGCGGCGGTGGCTATCGGCAGAAAGCCGGCCGCCGTGACCAGGGTACCGCTCAACATCGGCATTGCCGTCGAGGTATAAGTAAAAGCCGCGGCGCGGGTCCGTTCCCAGCCCTGTTCCAGTTTCGACGCCATCATCTCCACCGCGATAATGGCGTCGTCCACCAACAGGCCCAGCGCCAGAATCAGCGCCCCCAGCGAAATCTTGTGCAAACCGACGCCGAACAAATGCATCAGCCAAAACGTCGCCGCCAGTACTACCGGAATGCTGATCGCGACGACGACGCCGGTCCGCAAACCCAGCGACATCAAACTGACCCCGAGCACGATGACCAAGGCTTCGGCCAGCGATTTGACGAATTCGTTGACCGAGCGCTGTACCGCCTGCGGTTGCGACGATACCGGATGCAACTCCAGCCCGACCGGCAATTGGCCTTGCACCGTACCGATTGCGGCATCCAGGTTACGGCCCAACTGAATGATATCGCCGCCGTCGCGCATCGATACGCCGATCAACAAGGCGTCGCGGCCGCGGTAACGCACCCGGTCGTGCGGCGGGTCTTCGAAACCGCGGCTGACGCCGGCCACGTCGCCCAATCTGAATTCGTGGTTATTGGCGCGCAATCTAAGGTCGCGCAACTGGTCAAGGTTATCGTAGCGGCCGCTGACCGAGACCCGGATATGCTCGTCGTGAAAATCGAAACTGCCGCTGCCGGCCACCAAATTCTGGGTCTGCAAGGTGCGAATCAAGGTCGCGGTGTCGATGCCGATGGTCGCCAATTTGGCGTTGGATAAATCGATGTAGACCCGTTGCTTCTGCTCGCCGAAGAAATCGACTTTGGCCACATCGGCCACGCGCAGCAATTCGGCGCGCACCGAATCGGCGTAACGTTTCAGTGCGGCATAATCGTAACCGTCGCCGACCAAGGCGTAGAGGTTGCCGTAAACGTCGCCGAATTCGTCGTTGAAGGTCGGCCCCTCGATGCCGTCGGGTAGGGTATGGCGAATGTCGAAAATTTTTTTCCTGACCTGGTAAAAAATATCCGGCACTTCCGCCGGCGGCGTCGAATCCTTGGCCAATACGAAAATCAACGATTCGCCGGGCCGCGAATAACTGCGCAGATTGTCCAGCCACGGCACTTCCTGCAGTTTTTTTTCCAGTTTGTCGGTAACTTGCTGCTCGACTTCGCGGGCACTGGCGCCCGGCCAGCCGGTACGCACCACCATCAGCTTGAAGGTAAACGGCGGATCCTCGGATTGGCCGAGCCGGCTGTAGGAAACGGCGCCGATCAAGGTCAACGCCAACAAGGCATATAACACCAAAACCGGGTGGCGTAACGACCACTCGGACAGGTTGAAGCGTCCGTTCATGGCTGTTCCCTTCGGGCTGGCTGTACGATTTGGCCCGGCACCAGCGTCTGAGCACCGACGGCAACCACCAACTCGCCGCTCTGTAAGCCCTGGTTGACAACGGTGCCGTCCTCGCGGAACGGGCCGGTTTGCACCGGACGCGGCGTCACGGCGCCGGTCGCCGGATCGACCACCCAGACTACGCTGCGGCCGTCGCGCTGGGTCACGGCGGTGGACGGCAACAACCAGGCCTGCTCGGCGGCGGCGTCGAAACGGACGCCGGCCGTCATGCCCAGATGCACGTCGGCATCGGCGGCGGGCAAGGCTACCCGCAACTGAAAGGTCCGCGTCACGCTATCGGCCGCCGGCGCCACTTCCCGCACCGAGCCGCGGTAAATTTTATTCGGTAAAGCCCACAGCCTGACCTCGGCCGCAGCGCCGACGGCGACGCCGCCGATATGCGACTCCGGCGCGGAAATCGCTACTTCCAGGCTGTCGGTCGCGGCAATCGTCGCCACGACCTCGCCGGCCTCGACCACCTGGCCCGGTTCGGCGCGGATTTCGGTGACCACGCCGTCGCGATCGGCCTGCAATTGGGTATAGCGGGATTGGTTGCCGCTGACGGCGGCTTCGGCGGCGCTTTGTTTGACGCGGGCTTGGGCGGATTTGAATTTGGCGTCCTGAATATCCAAGGCTTGGCCGGAAA
Above is a window of Methylomonas koyamae DNA encoding:
- the pncB gene encoding nicotinate phosphoribosyltransferase, with the protein product MAPIVKSLLENDLYKFPMWQTMLHKRPEATAEYGFVCRNTPEYPLAELVADVKFELEQLCELQFGEDELEFLSGLSYLKPDFIEFLSLFRFKPKYLKVYAEGERLRIDAAGPQVHVMNFEIFVLYIVSELYFRRFDQAALLAEGRCRLQEKVALLKAFAAQPAATHPFEFFDFGLRRRAWGSWQEEVVRTLSTEVPNLFKGTSNVYLAKKYGLKPIGTMAHEYLQSYQAHIVRLREFQRTALEDWAQEFRGNLGIALTDTIGMDAFLRDFDLYFAKLFDGLRHDSGDPALWGEKAIAHYQSLKIDPHTKRLVFSDGLDITKAIALYRQFADRIQLGFGIGTNLTNDLGAKPLNIVMKLMRCNGDPVAKLSDAPGKTLCDDPTFVAYLRQIFNHYV
- a CDS encoding NUDIX hydrolase; the encoded protein is MSERMIATIDVVLLTIQQQQLSVALAKREHEPYAGLDALPGGYIQADADRDSLDAALRILRRKTGVTPPYLEQLRTFDGCARDPRGWSISIAYFALVDAELLLQANHPGLSICPVDALRRLPFDHNDIIDTAVERIRNKSQYSSLPCHLAGERFTLPKLQRIYEACLGEKLNKVSFRRKMEELGVLEEIAGQTEAGGAHRPAQVYRLKAEFANALKLLQRGL
- a CDS encoding sulfite exporter TauE/SafE family protein codes for the protein MNLMYTLSGFGVGLLVGITGVGGGSLMTPLLVFLFGFKPAVAVGTDLLYASITKTAGVFVHHGKHGSVDWKIVGWLGLGSLPFACATLYVLKNLMAVGKETTGAITFTLGVALLLTACALLIRSFLLRKAAKQQIDDDHSTQDNSGRFSPRWEKIATVATGAVLGVLVTLSSVGAGALGTVALLFLYPKMSTLKIVGTDLAHAIPLTAVAGLGHLSLGNFDLDLLISLLLGSVPGIWIGSHLSAKIPEQVLRPVLATLLLVIGTKFVMQ
- a CDS encoding efflux RND transporter permease subunit encodes the protein MNGRFNLSEWSLRHPVLVLYALLALTLIGAVSYSRLGQSEDPPFTFKLMVVRTGWPGASAREVEQQVTDKLEKKLQEVPWLDNLRSYSRPGESLIFVLAKDSTPPAEVPDIFYQVRKKIFDIRHTLPDGIEGPTFNDEFGDVYGNLYALVGDGYDYAALKRYADSVRAELLRVADVAKVDFFGEQKQRVYIDLSNAKLATIGIDTATLIRTLQTQNLVAGSGSFDFHDEHIRVSVSGRYDNLDQLRDLRLRANNHEFRLGDVAGVSRGFEDPPHDRVRYRGRDALLIGVSMRDGGDIIQLGRNLDAAIGTVQGQLPVGLELHPVSSQPQAVQRSVNEFVKSLAEALVIVLGVSLMSLGLRTGVVVAISIPVVLAATFWLMHLFGVGLHKISLGALILALGLLVDDAIIAVEMMASKLEQGWERTRAAAFTYTSTAMPMLSGTLVTAAGFLPIATAASSTGEYTRSMFQVVVIALLVSWLAAVVFVPYLGFHLLPEMRDGKRPQSALSRIRAQWKKTPHSAPQHHDLYQTAFYRRFRSLVETCVIYRGWVILLTAAIFVAALFGFKLVQQQFFPDSTRPELIVDLRLAEGASYAATESQVKKLEAWLERQDGIDNYVAYVGNGSPRFYLPLDQQLVQRSFAQLVVLSKGPAEREALRVKLIRLFEQDFPSLRGSVLRLENGPPVGFPVQFRVSGPDLPTLQAIARQVADVMRANPHLSNVQHDWEEPVKVVKVDVDQSKARLLGVSSADIASLVNGASQGLYVSEFREGIERIDLLVRGTAAERKHLSRLENLMIPSADGHSVPLSQIAKLEYGFEEGVIWRRNRLPTVTVRANLYGTIQAPVVSAQVESQLGDIVRQLPLGYRLEVGGAVEESAKGGASVAAGMPLFLFSVLTVLIIQLQSFSRVALVLLTAPLGMIGVTLFLLAFRQPFGFVAMLGTIALSGMIMRNSVILVDQIEQDKRAGRSDFEAIVDSTVRRFRPIVLTAAAAILAMVPLTRSAFFGPMAVAIMGGLTVATILTLLFLPALYAAWFRVAVPGAQTES
- a CDS encoding efflux RND transporter periplasmic adaptor subunit translates to MKVFLTMSLLLLCACQQEVATSPKPRPAEVVEVGERTRAAPTVLVGEVRSRYESGQGFRIAGKIVQRLVERGALVRKGQVLARLDDTDTKLSAQAAQAELRVAEADLALAQAELDRQRRLFERKFVSGQALDIQDAKFKSAQARVKQSAAEAAVSGNQSRYTQLQADRDGVVTEIRAEPGQVVEAGEVVATIAATDSLEVAISAPESHIGGVAVGAAAEVRLWALPNKIYRGSVREVAPAADSVTRTFQLRVALPAADADVHLGMTAGVRFDAAAEQAWLLPSTAVTQRDGRSVVWVVDPATGAVTPRPVQTGPFREDGTVVNQGLQSGELVVAVGAQTLVPGQIVQPARREQP